The following is a genomic window from Xiphophorus couchianus chromosome 5, X_couchianus-1.0, whole genome shotgun sequence.
gacggagacagagacacagacagagacgcagacagagacagagacagagacgcagacagagacagagacagagacgcagacagagacgcagacagagacagagacgcagacagagacagagacggagacagagacagagacggagacagagacgcagacagagacggagacagagacggagacggagacagagacgcagacagagacacagacagagacgcagacagagacggagacagagacgcagacagagacacagacagagacggagacagagacacagacagagacgcagacagagacagagacagagacagagacgcagacagagacgcagacagagacagagacagagacgcagacagagacagagacggagacagagacagagacggagacagagacgcagacagagacggagacagagacggagacggagacagagacgcagacagagacggagacagagacgcagacagagacacagacagagacggagacagagacacagacagagacgcagacagagacagagacgcagacagagacgcagacagagacagagacacagacagagacgcagacagagacagagacagagacgcagacagagacgcagacagagacacagacagagacgcagacagagacacagacagagacacagacacagacagagacgcagacagagacgcagacagagacggagacagagacgcagacagaGACATGGTGAGAGAGCTTCCACTGAGAACTAAAGTGTTAGAGTCAGTGATGTGATGGAGTGAAGTACAAATACTTAGTTACTTACTGTACTTATGTACATTGTTCGTGTATCTGTACTTTTCTTAAGTAGGTTTCATCGTGACTTGTCCtccattacattttacattaaatatctgTACTTTCTATTCCACTATAACGTGCTGCGTTACATTCATAtcatattgtgtgttttttaattgtttatttatttgaaagtataaaataaattattcgaGTTAgccagttaaaaacaaacaaacaaaaaaaacaaaacaagttttgaaactgaaactggtgtgaggaaattaaaatattgtttgccGTTACATGCTGTATTTCTGTAGCTGTGGAGTTGATGACAAACTGGAGGTCAAATGTCAGTAGAAATGATTAAAGCAAGTTTTACTTGAACCACAtcggttttctttgttttaaataaaaacattgaaagatATAATCGTTCCTCTTTCTTAGTTAGCTTAATGGCGTTTAATGCTGCAGGTTGTCCCTGAAATTATGGTGCACAGAATCACAAATCCAAGTGTGAATTATGTAACAAAGAgtaaatacaatgaaaatattaattgttcgttaaaatgcaacaacactCTTAATGTAGTAAAGGAAAAATACATACAGCAGACACACTTAATGATACAAGACCGTTGCATTTCACTGCAAAAGCAAAATCTTACGAAgtatttttggttcagtttctaGAGTAAATATCtcaatacacttgaaataagacaaaactaaaatacaagTTACTATTCAGAAAGACATaggagtcaataattccttaacattgatgagAAATGATCTgttccattagcagattatttcacttacagcacaagatttttctcatgttataagtgaaataatctgccagtggaaccagaaccttttcattggatattaaggaattattgacttaaaaaagctcctgtatcttgctgaaaagttacttagaAGTTAGTTTAATCTCCTTGCAAGTAGATGAggtatttgcactggaaactagaaatataccaaaaatacttggtaggatttttgtgtttttgcagtgtaggggATACATGTAACAAGTAGCTACCACTACTTTCAATACTTCACTATTTTTAACAGCATCTACTTacttacttttactcaagttaaaaaaaatgagtcTAGTAGTTTTACTTTCACTGAAGCAcatttttgtccatttatttgtacttttactgaAGCTCAGTGTTTGGGTATTCACTGGTCAGAGCTGAGTTCTCAGGAGGCTcgatgagtgtgtgtgtgtgtgtgtgtgtgggtgtgggtgtgggtgtgtgtgtgagctcacCTTGCTCAGAGGTTTGAGCTTGGTTTCCATGATGAAGTCGAACTTGCAGAGCTCACAGCAGCGCGTGTCGGACGACTTGATCCACTGGTTGAGGCAGCCCTGGTGAACGAAGCTCAGGCTGCCGGTGCAGCGGCAGGGCGTGATCAGTGGACAGTCCTCGTCCCCCTCACAGTGGCAGATCCTACGCAGAAACAcacatgacacacacacacacacacacatcatgaGAGGGAAACACAAGGCCCCTCAAAAGTGTTCATGTCCCTGAAActgcttcacattttgtcaacttACAACAGACTGATGAAGTGTTTGATGAAGAATGCATTTCAttcgtcttcttttttttttgacagaccaacaaaaaataagaaataaaaggtAAATGAAGCatgcttaaacatttttaaacaataaaaagaaaagtgtccGCCAGGAGGTTGTTCTTCTCGGAGGGTAACTTTTCAAAGGCAGCTTTTGCAGCTCTGAACTTTGGCTAGGACATTCTAACGTATCAAAGTGTCATCTGAATCCATGCTGCTCTAGCGCTCCCTGACTGTCCAGCCTGAGGTTGAACATCTGACCAGGCCTCAAGtcctttgtggatttttttgtcCATCCCTGCCCTATATTGAGCTCctcccatcatcatcatcatcagcagcatgatgctgccaccagcTTGTTTCACTGGGTCTAGGGAATGTTCAGGGAGATGTGCagcctagttttttttttcaataaatcagaTGTGTAGGTGAATAAGAGCACAATTTGAATAAATGTCTGTAGGTTTTGAGCTGTGGAGTTCTGCAGAGTCACTGTTACtttgttacataaaataaaacagttctaTGAGAACATCAGGAATGGAGGTGAATGATGTTggggggtgtgaatacttttaacAAGCAgctgtttagtgtttttgtacAGTCGTCAGTCGTCTTCCTGTTCACACACTAACCTGCAGACCTCCAGCTCAGAGTCGTCTGAACCGGGTCCGGCTGTGCCCCCGTGACCCTCCCCGGCCCCGCAGTGGTTCTGGGGGATGGGCACCGACATGTTCCCGTCTCCAGACCCCCTCTCCTGGTATCTCTTGGTGATCAGTTGCTCGCCATCCTCCGCCAGTGAGGAGCTGTCTCTGGAGCTCCGGGACCGGCAGCTCTTCTTCTCCCCCTCTCTGCTTCGGGACCTTTGGTTCCGGGAGACGGGGCTCTTCGCTGAGCCCCTGGTGCTGTGTCTCTTCTTGAGGCCGCCGCTGTCCTCCACCAGGGGCTGGTTCTCCTTCTCCTCGTCCGAGTCCACCGACTGCAGCTCCATGGCCTCGCCCTTGTCCTGCCGCGCTCCGCGGCCACCTGCGGCGTCCCTCTCTCGGCTGCTGACACTGCGGCGCCGCGCTCGTCGGGCTTTCTCTTTGCTCCAGCTGCGGGCTTCCCGCCCAGCCTCGTCCTCGGTGGAGGAGTCGGACTGCGCCGCGCCGGAGCGCCTGAGGCGGGGAGGAAGCTCCTTGCGGTTCCTGAAGAAGCGCTCCCGCTTCTCGCCCAGCTCGCTGCGGTCGGAGCTGAGGCTGCGGTCGCTCTGCTCCTGTTTGCCGCTCGGGTCCACGCAGTCAAAGGTGGAGCAGCTGCTCCTCTTGCGGCGGTGccgtctcttcttcttctgggcCTGGGCCGATGAGCTCAGGGCCGTGCCGGTGACTGTCATGGCAGAGGGATTGGGTTTGTGCTTGCTGGGCTTGTGGGACTCAGAAATATCATCTAAGCGGGTCGGCTGGCCAGAGctaagcacacaaacacacagaggaagaTGGACATGAACAAACACGAAAACAGCAGATGGAACAGAATTGGGGGGGGGACGTTATGAATTGAAtgtgcaaaacataaaaaataaatgcacagtgAACATTACTGcaggaaacaagaaataaaatattcagcagatttttgagaaattgattattttgatgcTGGCACTcgataaaatgtaatgttttttttttattttacagatttcaAGAGGTTACtctatgatgtttttattatgtaaggcactttgaactaccttgatgctgaaatgtgctacataaatacaCTTGGTCgactgatttattgattgatatGCATCTGTAGAATTTCTCCCTTAAAtcaaaaaagaggagaaaatgtaAGAGGAGACGCTACTGAAGCCAAGCAGCGACGCCTCCTGCATGTTCGGGGCGTTGCTGCCCTGCAGAGCTTCAGAAACTTGTTGcatctttcattttctctcatttatcTAATTCcagccacaaacctcaatgcattttactgggattttatgcgaCCGACAAACACAAAGCATTACTTCAttaaaaagaggaaggaaaatagAGGGTTATTACAAATGACTACCTGATAATAAAATAACgcaataaagacaaaactaacttacaagtaacctttcagcaaaatgtgagtttaagtcaataatttcttaatgtcGATTAAAAACACTAGttccacaggcagattatttcacttataatatgggaaaattGTCTTGTTATTAGTTAAACAAACCTGCCAGAGGAACTAGTTCTgcttcaccaatattaaggaattactgacttaaaacaagctcctatttcttgctgaaaatttacttgtaagttagttttgtcttaatttaagtgtattaagacaaaactatgaTCTTTGCAccagaaaccagaccaaaatacttggcaagatcTTATGTTCTTGGAGTGGACTGAACAGTTTCTATTTACAtcttgaagaaaagcatccccacagcatgatgccgccACCACCGTGGATTACTTTGATGATGTTGTGTTCAGCCACATGCTCTGTTTGCCCAGCCTGCAGGTTTAGTTGGAGCCTTGAGTTCTCAATTTGAGGCTGGTTGTCCAACTAATGTTCAGATTTATACTGAGgttaaattaaacacacacGGATGTCATATGTGACTGTTGAATTTCATGCAACTGAGTGCAAgtcacatttttcagctttcattgtttttttgtgaaacctATTTTTCCTCCCGTTTCACATCCATagaccactttgtgttggtctgtcacataaagtcGAGCAACAATACATCGAATGGAAAGGAAATGCTAAAAGAAGTTAATAGCGTTGCAAAAAAAACCTGTAGATATAACAGGTGCAagtcagacaaaaagaaaaggttgtaCTATTCACTTATAACATCAAAAGAATAActaattcatttattatttctggtttcaaacagaaaaaatttgCGTCGTGCATAAATTAGCATCTGAAAATCTTGATTTGGGGAGAAAACTTTAtgcaacaaaactttattttaggtACGACGATACACACCAAACCACTGAACCAGGAAAAtccagttttatgtaaaaaaaaaaagaaaaaaaaaagacatctttagtccattcttcaaagaaaatgaacaaaaaaataataataattttaattggtGCAAATAAAACCTGATGTTCCTGCAGAAACGTTTGTCTTCTGTTCTGATAGCTGGTGACACGTTGTCACAGTCTTTCCATattcactttttgaaaacaaatgctaAAATCCTGAGCTGTTCCTGGGCGGGATGCATGTTGTTCCTCCGCTCCAAGCAGTAGAACTTACTGTACATGCTCAAAACCAGAAGGAGAATCTCTGATGTGGATAATGAATAATTATGAAGTGAGAAGAAGACGGGACATAAAGGTTCAAACACGCATTTCCTGTTTTCCCCAAAGGGACCCCAAACTATCACCACCACAAGCTCTCATTTTCCCTTTCCTCATTCCATACCGATCCCGACTCCATATCATATAATAactccatttatttttgcattttcagatgCAGAGCCCTTCCTTCCTCTGCAGTAGCAGACAGCTACATACCTGCAGATGTCCTGAGCAGACGGGGTTGTTGATGCTCTTGAAGCTGTGTTGCTGACCTGAAAGggataagaataaaaataaagcttttattttatgcttattttcttCTCTAACAGTCTGTTCTAAATTCATATTATCAATGcaccaaaaatattattttgattattttattaatttactaCTAATCTTCTCATCTGAAATCAGAACACTAATCCAAACTGGTTGGACCCAGCTTTAAGCATGCTCAACGTTGTCACTTgttaagcatggtggtggtagcatcatgctgagggtctGGTTCTTTGACATGTAGGTGTTTCAAAGAAAGGGAATGAAGTCATAAAAAAGAAGTTTAGACTGCcttcaaatgaaatgaaaacacagataaaagCTGACAAACAGTGAACTTCTGAAATGACTCTAATCTTAACGTATCATAATTTTGTGAGCTGTGCTTAAAATCCAGGTCCAGTCCAGGAATCCAGTCAGTTTAAAGGGCCGGTACCGATTCTAATAGGAAGAGTGGCAACATGTATAGCCAGGGTGTTGCtgttaacaacaaaaaagcctGAGGTCGCGGTGCATCGACCCCTAATGCGTACGGGATCGTTTACGTATGTGGGCCTGTATGCATACTTCTGAGCCTGTAACTTAAGACTTGCTCAGGCTGTGCTTGTATTTAACATGCGGCTGCTTTTTCACTCATGTACCACGTCATGACACGCTGCTCCTTTTTGTCTTAGGCAGCAGTAAAGGTTGCAACCTGAAACCTCTCTTCCCAGCAGACAAAAATATCTCTACACAACAGGAAAAACTAGATCTAAACCTGAAAGTTTCACTGCTGCCATTTTAAAAGATTAGCAGAGTCTGACTCACtgttagaaaaatacaaaaggatggaggaggagtaggaggaggaggagggggggggtgacTCAGTGTTCTTCAGCTGTATTATGTGATTTTATGCAACACCTTTGGATTTGTGACAGTGTGTCACAGAGATGTTAGTAGCTTCTTTCAAATttgatacaaaaataatttattaaagaacAACAAAGTGTCTCCTCAGAGCCATTCAGCAAAGTCTGCTAGATTATTAGCCGACGTCAGATGGGGCCTTGACACAGGCAGGTAGACATTATGACGTCTTTAACCGATAAGGCTTtattatttgcacatttattaCCTTGGAAATGCTGCTGGACCGACTGCCAGAGCGCCCAGGAGCTTTCCTTCCCTGCAAAGAAGGCAAAGGTAACTCTGAgtcataaacataaaacaatattgttCCTCATAATGTTGCTGGCCCAGACGGAGCTCGACTCACACAGTTCCAGAACGGAAACAATCACCATCAGTTCTAAACTACCCAGGGAATCAGTGATGTTTTCTACGGAAACCGGGAAAGTCATTTTTTCCGTGGCTTATGTTAATTACCCATTTTCTCGAGATAGCGAGTTGATttcccaaatgtttttttccagataagttaatttccagatgtttttttctccatacaACGAGTTAACTTCCCATTGTCTCAAGATAAGTTAATTTTCCTACGGTTTTCTAAATATAGCGAGTTATTTTCCGGTTTTCTGTATGTATCATTTCCTGATAGTTTTCTTGAGATACCGAGTTAACCAGGCCTAAATTCCAAATATTcacctggatattttttttttgtttgtttttttttgcttattttaaattgtaCGAAGTTCTTttaatgtcctgtgagtaaatacaTTTGCCCATTTCTCCACAACAACAGGAACTTTTCAATTTACCGTCTACAGTCTAAAACAATCTATTAAAAATTAGgattaaactgaagaaaacatgcTACTTACAACGGCGGGAGtcaaattaccgtaataacccaatattggctggaaagcgcaacgtgtcccctttcagaaaccgttggaatttttcagatggCGCAAAGCGTCGCAGAGTTACGTTGGCTTggaaaagcaaacacacacacacacacaccaatcaGCAATGGATGAAtggcgtgtgggtgtgtgtgtgtgtgtgtgtgtgtgtatgggtgcgtgtgtgtgtgtgtgttaaatgtGATTTCATCCCTCTGCCGTTGTGCCGTGCATTTGAAGGATAactcatcagaaaaaaaaaaaagcggagTTGTCTGCTCTCGGCTTCATgcctgtaaaaatattaatttcaaacCAGATGACGTAACTCCACCTGAttttacaaccaaaacaaagtttaaCCTTTAAAACTAGTTTGatcagaaaaaatgaaatcaaaatgtgTGACGCATTAACACGAGCTTGCAAACACGATAATCTTATAGTAATTGCtcccaaaaatgaaaaagtggataaaaaacaaactaatgttCAACCTGACCGCCTTTTCGCACCTCCTGTTTCTGCGGCGTTGCCTGATCCTGCTGtagttacagttttaaaatccAACGTCAGAGGTCACAGGTCACATGTCCTCACAATTTCACCGTGATCCGCGCTAAAGCCACGAATCCTATTAGCCGTTTGTCCAGCTCCAGGGGCACCACGCTGTTCATCAGAGGGTTGCTATTTAAAGGCAACTTAAGGACGTTTACCCCGAACAGCGATCGCTCAGGCCTTGAACTACACCATCGCCTGATCAGCCGTGGCCTCGGCTCCTCACTGCAGGAGTTAACGGTTCAGGATTTAGGCGATTACTTTAACAGACTGGGTCTGCTCCGTGCTGGATcagtagaaaaatatttatagcacTCAGCCACGGAGAAAAGTCAGGACACCCTCTGTTAGTTATATGGTTTTCTTAAACATAtacattttctggtttttaaacAGGTTCAAAAACATATTCCACCCTACTATCATTTATTAAACTCACCTGAAGCCAAAGAAGACAGGTTTGAGTTTTgattcaaaatcatttttcagcTCCACTaacagcaaaaatacatttatataaaacatgaatGTAAAGAAACGTTTTCTActgttattttgtcatttttaactcCCAGAGCAGATTAGCTGAACAGAAATCGCAGAGTTTGTGTCGAGAATTTGGAGCGTTGTTtagaacagccaatcagagggcaTATGAAGTGAGGTGGATGACTGTTTAGGGTCTAGTTAATCAGTGAAATCATTGAAAAATGCTGTCTGGATTTGTTCAGGTCATTTTTGagtgaaattaaatttgagttaatgatgtgaaacatttaaatctgcaGTAGATAACTTTATATGAAACATATGTGTTTACATATTAATCACCGTGCCACAGATAATCtggagaaaaaggggaaaaaaagaggaccTCTACCTTTTCCCAGACTCCCACTGGGCCTCTGGGCTCTGATtggaagcaaccaatcagagcctggaggcgggtcttagtgctgtcaatcatgcctcCCATCTCCTTGTTCTCTGCTACGATACAACTTCTTCCCCTCAGCAGTCTGCCATGAATGCTCAAGCTAGTTAGAGTAGCTTGAGCTATGAGTAACAATTTTGTTACAACTCCTGtgaagttgtttctctgccattaacacatttagcagcgtacacaagttgattgacagcgccaagTCCCTCCTCCTGTCTTTGATGGTTTCATGGCCATTTCATCAGACCAATCTTTTCCTGGAtaatctgtctcatactgtccTGACATAGTGAttgttatttatgtaaaaaaaaaaaattcaataaaagttAAGTACTGCAGTAAATCTGAAGTGTGATTGACAAAAGCCCAGAAGAATTGAGTGACCTGCATTCAGGGGTGATGTAGTGATTCCAAAACCACTGTGGGCTTCTGAGAACTTAGAACACAGATCAATGAGTCACATCTGCTCAGAAACAAACCACAGTAAACAGGTTACTGCCCCACATATCACCATGTTACACCCACACAGGGCAGTCATGTTGGCTTTGGAAAAATTCTTGAGGTTTTTCTACGGAATGAAAACCAACAACATCCTGAGGatatgattaaaaacattattgttgttttgccttttgtggcagaaagaaatatatatttagtgggaaaaaaactaaagttaaaaaaCCCAGACTGCTTTATAAACGACAGAATAAAAGTTGCAGTTTTTTATGCCAGCGCTTTTCTAGAACACAAATGCATCTACAATTTACAATAACTTTTCAGAACTTTGATCCAAtaaatcagagagaaaaaactaaTAGCAAACTGGTGTTTTGAAAGTTTCCTATGGTGACGTATATCGATCAGCGAAAATCACTGAAACAAACAGGACACACTCCCTCGCCATGCTCTAAGCTGATCAAGGGATTTTCTGATAGCCAGCCGCCTTTAAACCATTCGTCCCGTTAGGAGTGAGAGTGAGCGTTGCTGTCAACAGACACCTCCATGTGTCAGAGGTTTGCACTTCTATTGGTTCATCAGTCAGAGATCAGTTTCCCCTGATGAGTCAGAAGAAAAGTTCACCTGTTTCTCCACTCAACCGCGACTCTAATTTCCAGTTCGGTTCCACGTTGGTGGAAATGTTCAACTCTTTCATTCACGAAAGTATGAATTGTTGCTGTGGTTTACTGACAGAAGACTGGCAGCCGCTTTCTTCTGCACAACCAACCCACTGATATAGTAATGCATATCACAAGATTTACTATATATACACCAATGATACATCATTTGTATTTAATCAGTTACAAATTGGATCAAAACTGGACTTTCCTTCCGGAAGAAAAGCCGTGATCAAATACTGAGAAGAACTTtgacaaagtaaaaagaaaaactcactcACTGTAACAGAGAAGTGTTGCaagtttcctttttaaaatgtaatatgttgggttttttttttttgcagctctgctgttttttggggggggggtttggACACAAAAGTATTAAGATGTTTGCTCATTAGTCAGAATTATCATCCGCAAGAAAACTGTAGAAAGTTTTGTAACAGCCTGAGACCAGAGCGGCCTCTGAGTGCTAAGATAAAGATCTGCTTCTTGGGGTTTTGTTTCATGATCTGCACCTAATAGGACAATTATTCTGCCTTTGAGTTTCAGATCATACTTGTTTGTAACAgaataacagaaaaagttttactGACATCTAAACAAGAACCAGCTTGGTTTAAAATTGTTTAGATGCCAGATAAGTTGCAAAATGGCcctttattattaattattaattattattaatattattactattttagaAGTGTTGTACATTTACTGAGAGCAGTGAGTCCTATCGTGTGaccaaacaggaaacaggaaccCTCTCACCAATAAATCTAAGCGAAATGTTGGGAAAGTCACACAGACCTAACTGCACACACACGATTCATGtacctgaaaaaacaaacaaacaaaaaacaaaaacaaacaaacacacacatacacacatgctAAAGCTCTCATCTTCTCAGTGACATAATAACTGAGGGGTCTCACACAGTTTTTAGCTCATACCTCATGGGTGTgatatcaacattttaaagttatagAAGCACCGCAGAGACTGGAAGTTCTCCAGATGCAAAGTCTCATCATGTGACCTTTGCCCCTCCCCCATCTGTTGCTGGGACTGTCTATTAGCcagctcagaggaggaaaaTGCACTTTTTTGCTTATCAGAAATCCAACGTCAGCTGTTTGGAAAACATTTGCGTCTGCCGCAGCCGCCTCGTAAAGCAGACTGTATATCAGAGTGGGATTCTCTGCATAAAAGGAAAAGCGATGTATTCTAATATATGAGCTGCAGTTGCTGGCTGCCTGAGTGGACAGCACAAATGAATAACTGGTTAACGTCTTGGTAAACGTTTATTACTCCATCAAAATGTTAGAATATTGTGATATATTCACTTAAAAGTTACCAAATTAAGTGAGTAttatttttcccccttttgtgtttaagataaagaaaacaattcaaaagATATTAGAATTATTCTAACCGTGGAGGGAAGAActtatttttaggtttaaataaaaagcagttaaGTTGTAACTCCTGCAGATCAGAGAGACGTCTGGCTGTCAGCAACATCAAGCTGAATTATTTTCACCAGCACAGGCCTGTCATCGTTTTCTCCTACTCTGCTCtgtaatgtcatgtttttctgctgGTTTACTGTTTTAATGTCCTTCccatcatgtaaagcactttgaactcccttgctgctgaaaatgtgcaatacaaataaaaccgTCTTGCCTTGAAAACTTGGGGGAGGGGGAGAAATGCTTTTTTACCCCCAATTTCTCTAAGTGCCCAAAGTTTCTTGGTAATAACAAacttccttcaaaataaaagttaatccAAGAAGTAGCATGAAGATAAATATCCACATTTCTACATAAAAGCTCTAAAAACCCTTCTGCTCGCTTACTCTTAGCCTGTcaccagaagttattgtgaaaaaaataatattgtggttttgagaccattttcaagtaatataatgataatggggataataatgcaagaacacactcaataaactttaaattctaatgaacatttatcaCTGGAActggcattttaaatatccaaaataaacaaaacaacagaaacaacaaataaaatgaattatataaacaaaactgtccttccaaaaaaataaaaaaataagcgctggttaaaaccaaaaccccagactgaaaacttttgtcatCTACTTTttagtagaaaaagaaaaaaccgaCAGATcatgtaaatagaaataaatttctaatgcaattgattgatttattgaatattgcaacaggcctagcTTACTCT
Proteins encoded in this region:
- the marchf1 gene encoding G patch domain-containing protein 8 isoform X3; amino-acid sequence: MPVQQITVVPARETAGNGKSASRSKEKNEGRKAPGRSGSRSSSISKVSNTASRASTTPSAQDICSSGQPTRLDDISESHKPSKHKPNPSAMTVTGTALSSSAQAQKKKRRHRRKRSSCSTFDCVDPSGKQEQSDRSLSSDRSELGEKRERFFRNRKELPPRLRRSGAAQSDSSTEDEAGREARSWSKEKARRARRRSVSSRERDAAGGRGARQDKGEAMELQSVDSDEEKENQPLVEDSGGLKKRHSTRGSAKSPVSRNQRSRSREGEKKSCRSRSSRDSSSLAEDGEQLITKRYQERGSGDGNMSVPIPQNHCGAGEGHGGTAGPGSDDSELEVCRICHCEGDEDCPLITPCRCTGSLSFVHQGCLNQWIKSSDTRCCELCKFDFIMETKLKPLSKWEKLHMTKNERRKIFCSVLFHLIAIVCMLWSVYILVKRTTDEIRLGKNGVLEWPFWTKLIVVAIGFTGGLIFMYIQCKVYLQLWRRLKAFNRIITVQNCPEKNLHHPPQARPGAMSNGKHGAVEVPVAPASALAPAPAQDMDSDLSVEAAVAPDPNPV
- the marchf1 gene encoding uncharacterized protein marchf1 isoform X2, giving the protein MPVQQITVVPARETAGNGKSASRSKEKNEGRKAPGRSGSRSSSISKVSNTASRASTTPSAQDICSSGQPTRLDDISESHKPSKHKPNPSAMTVTGTALSSSAQAQKKKRRHRRKRSSCSTFDCVDPSGKQEQSDRSLSSDRSELGEKRERFFRNRKELPPRLRRSGAAQSDSSTEDEAGREARSWSKEKARRARRRSVSSRERDAAGGRGARQDKGEAMELQSVDSDEEKENQPLVEDSGGLKKRHSTRGSAKSPVSRNQRSRSREGEKKSCRSRSSRDSSSLAEDGEQLITKRYQERGSGDGNMSVPIPQNHCGAGEGHGGTAGPGSDDSELEVCRICHCEGDEDCPLITPCRCTGSLSFVHQGCLNQWIKSSDTRCCELCKFDFIMETKLKPLSKWEKLHMTKNERRKIFCSVLFHLIAIVCMLWSVYILVKRTTDEIRLGKNDELRRVSLLKYYSAQGVLEWPFWTKLIVVAIGFTGGLIFMYIQCKVYLQLWRRLKAFNRIITVQNCPEKNLHHPPQARPGAMSNGKHGAVEVPVAPASALAPAPAQDMDSDLSVEAAVAPDPNPV
- the marchf1 gene encoding uncharacterized protein marchf1 isoform X1, whose protein sequence is MPVQQITVVPARETAGNGKSASRSKEKNEGRKAPGRSGSRSSSISKVSNTASRASTTPSAQDICSSGQPTRLDDISESHKPSKHKPNPSAMTVTGTALSSSAQAQKKKRRHRRKRSSCSTFDCVDPSGKQEQSDRSLSSDRSELGEKRERFFRNRKELPPRLRRSGAAQSDSSTEDEAGREARSWSKEKARRARRRSVSSRERDAAGGRGARQDKGEAMELQSVDSDEEKENQPLVEDSGGLKKRHSTRGSAKSPVSRNQRSRSREGEKKSCRSRSSRDSSSLAEDGEQLITKRYQERGSGDGNMSVPIPQNHCGAGEGHGGTAGPGSDDSELEVCRICHCEGDEDCPLITPCRCTGSLSFVHQGCLNQWIKSSDTRCCELCKFDFIMETKLKPLSKWEKLHMTKNERRKIFCSVLFHLIAIVCMLWSVYILVKRTTDEIRLGKNDELRRVSLLKYYSAQGKQLCAHTLPPSSSAPLGARLTAGWGVLCLHRCAGVALLDQADRGGHRLHGRPHLHVHPVQSLPAAVAPPQGLQPHHHGAELPGEEPAPPTSGPARCHVQREARSCGGSRRSGFRSGSCSSSGHGLGLVRGGCGGSGPKPRLTDAPACRTTLCSVQRARRDSRLRWYFLLSLSDNWSLRCSR
- the marchf1 gene encoding uncharacterized protein marchf1 isoform X4, which gives rise to MTVTGTALSSSAQAQKKKRRHRRKRSSCSTFDCVDPSGKQEQSDRSLSSDRSELGEKRERFFRNRKELPPRLRRSGAAQSDSSTEDEAGREARSWSKEKARRARRRSVSSRERDAAGGRGARQDKGEAMELQSVDSDEEKENQPLVEDSGGLKKRHSTRGSAKSPVSRNQRSRSREGEKKSCRSRSSRDSSSLAEDGEQLITKRYQERGSGDGNMSVPIPQNHCGAGEGHGGTAGPGSDDSELEVCRICHCEGDEDCPLITPCRCTGSLSFVHQGCLNQWIKSSDTRCCELCKFDFIMETKLKPLSKWEKLHMTKNERRKIFCSVLFHLIAIVCMLWSVYILVKRTTDEIRLGKNDELRRVSLLKYYSAQGKQLCAHTLPPSSSAPLGARLTAGWGVLCLHRCAGVALLDQADRGGHRLHGRPHLHVHPVQSLPAAVAPPQGLQPHHHGAELPGEEPAPPTSGPARCHVQREARSCGGSRRSGFRSGSCSSSGHGLGLVRGGCGGSGPKPRLTDAPACRTTLCSVQRARRDSRLRWYFLLSLSDNWSLRCSR